In Fusarium falciforme chromosome 10, complete sequence, a single genomic region encodes these proteins:
- a CDS encoding Adenylyl cyclase-associated protein: MAATNHMHNLTTLIKRLEAATSRLEDIAASTELPPDAPATSSSNAAIAAPPAPAAPAAPVAPPKPEPVPKPAAEPLPESIEEFDAFLSSAVEKYVEQSQELGGVIAEQALEVKKGFQEQRKFLLISTKAKKPNLSGPDLPMYESLLKPITDALSAVTTLTEANRPDPAYNHLSAVSAGITVLAWITIDTRPYKHVEESLGSAQFFGNRVLKEHKEKDSRHADWVQSLYQIFRDLADYVKQYFANGIPWNPNGQPAQEVAKSLSSGPSTAPAPPAPAPPAGGAPPPPPPPPGPPPVLDIKTEPAPTAPSGGFGAVFSELNKGESVTQGLRKVDRSEMTHKNPSLRAGSTVSEHHGATRGKSPAPGKKPKPQSMRVKKPPKKELEGNKWTIENYEKEPEPIEIEASLTHSVLISRCNNTTIIIRGKANQVTVENSTRLSLIVETLVSTVDVVKAQNFALQVLGTIPTVMLDQIDGAQIYFSKESTGTKVFTSKSAGINLNVISGEDEDYKEVPLPSQICSYYDEAKGDLVNEIVAHAG; this comes from the exons ATGGCCGCCACAAACCACATGCATAATCTCACCACTCTGATCAAGCG TCTTGAAGCTGCTACCTCTCGCCTCGAGGATATCGCTGCTTCTACTGAGCTTCCGCCCGATGCCCCCGCTACATCGTCTTCCAACGCTGCCATCGCAgcacctccagctccagccgCCCCTGCTGCCCCTGTCGCTCCTCCCAAGCCCGAGCCTGTCCCTAAGCCAGCCGCCGAGCCACTTCCAGAGTCTATTGAGGAATTCGATGCCTTCCTGAGCTCCGCCGTCGAGAAATATGTTGAGCAGAGCCAGGAGCTTGGTGGGGTCATCGCTGAACAG GCATTGGAAGTCAAGAAGGGCTTCCAAGAGCAGCGGAAGTTTCTCCTTATCTCGACCAAGGCTAAGAAGCCCAACCTCTCGGGCCCCGATCTGCCCATGTACGAAAGCCTTCTCAAGCCCATCACCGACGCTTTGTCGGCTGTCACCACCCTCACGGAGGCCAACCGACCTGACCCCGCTTATAACCATTTGAGCGCTGTTTCCGCCGGTATCACGGTTCTGGCCTGGATCACCATTGACACCCGCCCCTACAAGCATGTCGAGGAGTCTCTTGGTTCGGCTCAGTTCTTTGGAAACAGGGTGCTTAAGGAGCACAAGGAGAA GGATAGCAGGCACGCCGATTGGGTTCAAAGCCTGTACCAGATCTTCCGCGATCTCGCCGACTATGTCAAGCAATACTTCGCCAATGGTATCCCTTGGAACCCCAACGGGCAGCCAGCGCAGGAGGTCGCCAAGTCACTTTCCAGTGGTCCCAGCACTGCACCCGCTCCGCCTGCTCCGGCTCCCCCTGCTGGTGGTGCTCCGCCGCCTCCCCCGCCGCCTCCGGGCCCTCCTCCGGTTCTGGATATCAAGACAGAGCCTGCCCCTACTGCGCCAAGCGGTGGTTTCGGTGCAGTCTTTTCGGAACTCAACAAGGGCGAGTCTGTCACACAGGGTCTCCGTAAGGTGGACAGGTCGGAGATGACGCACAAGAACCCGTCCCTCCGCGCGGGCTCAACAGTCTCTGAACATCACGGTGCGACCCGGGGCAAGAGTCCAGCGCCAGgaaagaagcccaagccccAGAGCATGCGTGTCAAGAAGCCTCCTaagaaggagctggagggcAACAAGTGGACTATT GAAAACTACGAGAAGGAGCCCGAGCCCATTGAGATCGAGGCCTCCCTGACGCATTCCGTTCTGATCAGCCGAtgcaacaacaccaccattATAATCAGGGGCAAGGCTAACCAGGTGACGGTTGAGAACTCGACCCGCTTGTCCCTCATTGTCGAGACCCTTGTCTCTACGGTTGATGTCGTCAAAGCCCAGAACTTCGCCCTTCAAGTTCTCGGCACCATTCCTACAGTCATGCTGGACCAGATCGATGGGGCACAAATCTACTTCAGCAAGGAGAGCACAGGCACCAAGGTTTTCACGAGCAAGTCGGCAGGTATCAACCTCAACGTTATCTcgggcgaggatgaggactaCAAGGAGGTGCCTCTGCCCTCACAGATCTGCTCCTACTACGATGAAGCCAAGGGCGACTTGGTTAACGAGATAGTGGCGCACGCCGGCTAA
- a CDS encoding Carn-acyltransf domain-containing protein, with the protein MLTLARSSALRNSFRHLTSARAAQTLIMAPAKRANSSSASGYVEDKSKGPMLRWQDSLPRLPVPSLDETARRYLKSLHPLLTPAEYENSKKAVEEFVRPGGVGSKLQDKLVAHREDPKTKNWIYEWWNDAAYLSYRDPVVPYVSYFYSHRDDRRRRDPAKRAAAITTSVLEFKKQVDAGTLEPEYMKKLPICMDSYKWMFNASRVAAKPADYPVKFSAEENKHIIAIRKNQFFKIQHEVNGQQLNTSELEQQFKHVYEVARRVPAVGALTSENRDIWTDARNILLQASPNNKTALEAIESASFVVCLDDASPVTLEERAHQYWHGDGANRWYDKPLQFIVNDNGTSGFMGEHSMMDGTPTHRLNDYVNDLIFGNKLDYSNPSVRSNLPDPQLVKFEINNEVQAEIDRATKDFNEVIGKHQLAVQAYQGYGKGLIKKFKCSPDAYVQMIIQLAYFKMYGKNRPTYESAATRRFQLGRTETCRTVSDESTAWCKAMEDASVDEKSRVDLFRKAINAHLEYITAASDGKGVDRHLFGLKKLLEPGQEVPAIYKDPAYAYSSSWHLSTSQLSSEFFNGYGWSQVIDAGFGIAYMINENSLNFNVVSKGLGSDRMSHYLNEAANDMRELLTPTLEPPKAKLYGIGLRRSGVLT; encoded by the exons ATGTTGACTCTAGCCCGCTCGTCCGCCTTGAGGAACAGTTTCCGTCACTTGACATCAGCACGCGCC GCACAGACTCTCATCATGGCCCCAGCTAAGCGAGCCAACAGTTCCTCTGCCTCAG GATACGTCGAGGATAAGTCGAAGGGCCCAATGCTTAGGTGGCAGGACTCCCTCCCTCGTCTGCCTGTGCCATCGCTCGATGAGACCGCCCGACGCTATCTTAAGTCCCTTCATCCGCTCCTTACACCCGCCGAGTACGAGAACAGCAAGAAGGCTGTTGAGGAGTTTGTGCGCCCTGGCGGTGTCGGCTCAAAGCTCCAAGACAAGCTCGTCGCCCATCGCGAGgaccccaagaccaagaactGGATCTACGAGTGGTGGAATGATGCGGCCTACCTGTCTTATCGCGACCCGGTCGTTCCCTATGTCAGCTACTTCTATTCCCACCGCGACGATCGACGCAGACGAGATCCTGCAAAGCGCGCCgctgccatcaccacctcaGTTCTTGAGTTCAAGAAGCAGGTCGATGCTGGCACCCTCGAGCCCGAGTACATGAAGAAGCTCCCCATCTGCATGGATAGTTACAAGTGGATGTTTAACGCTTCCCGCGTCGCTGCCAAGCCTGCCGACTACCCCGTCAAGTTCTCTGCCGAGGAGAACAAGCACATCATTGCTATTCGCAAGAACCAGTTCTTCAAGATCCAGCACGAGGTTAACGGCCAACAGCTCAACACCTCGGAGCTTGAGCAGCAGTTCAAGCACGTTTACGAGGTTGCTCGACGCGTCCCAGCTGTCGGCGCTCTCACCTCGGAGAACCGAGATATCTGGACTGATGCGCGCAACATCTTGCTGCAGGCCAGCCCCAACAACAAGACCGCTCTTGAGGCTATCGAGTCTGCCTCTTTCGTTGTGTGTCTGGACGATGCCTCCCCCGTTACTCTTGAGGAGCGCGCTCACCAGTACTGGCACGGTGATGGTGCTAACCGATGGTACGACAAACCCCTGCAGTTCATTGTCAATGACAACGGCACCTCTGGTTTTATGGGCGAGCACTCAATGATGGACGGAACTCCTACTCACCGCCTGAACGACTACGTCAACGACCTCATCTTTGGCAATAAGCTCGACTACTCCAACCCCAGTGTCCGATCCAACTTGCCTGACCCTCAGCTCGTCAAGTTCGAGATCAACAATGAAGTCCAGGCCGAAATTGACCGGGCGACCAAGGATTTCAACGAAGTCATCGGCAAGCACCAGCTTGCTGTCCAGGCCTACCAGGGCTACGGAAAGGGCCTCATCAAGAAGTTCAAGTGCTCCCCCGACGCCTATGTCCAAATGATCATCCAGCTTGCCTACTTCAAGATGTACGGCAAGAACCGCCCTACCTATGAGTCTGCTGCCACACGCCGCTTCCAGCTTGGTCGTACCGAGACATGCCGAACTGTCTCGGATGAATCGACGGCTTGGTGCAAGGCCATGGAAGATGCTTCAGTTGATGAGAAGTCCCGTGTTGACCTATTCCGCAAGGCCATCAACGCTCACCTCGAGTACATCACCGCCGCTTCAGACGGCAAGGGTGTTGATAGACACCTCTTTGGcctcaagaagcttcttgagcCCGGCCAGGAAGTCCCTGCTATCTACAAGGACCCTGCCTATGCTTACTCCAGCTCATGGCATCTGTCCACGTCTCAGCTGAGCTCTGAGTTCTTCAACGGCTACGGATGGAGTCAGGTCATCGATGCCGGCTTTGGCATTGCCTACATGATCAACGAGAACAG CCTTAACTTCAACGTTGTCTCCAAGGGTCTAGGCAGTGACCGCATGAGCCACTACTTGAACGAGGCCGCCAACGATATGCGCGAGCTGCTCACACCCACTCTTGAGCCCCCCAAGGCTAAGCT ATATGGTATCGGGCTGAGAAGGAGCGGCGTTCTCACCTGA